From one Vicingaceae bacterium genomic stretch:
- the murF gene encoding UDP-N-acetylmuramoyl-tripeptide--D-alanyl-D-alanine ligase, with the protein MKIEEIYEKFLQCEGVVIDSRKNVNKQFFICLKGENFNANAFANEVLDKGSAWVLMDDISYYQEIHDKNRVIFVDDSLKAMQQLAALHRKKLNVPVVAIGGSNGKTTTKELIKSVLSRQYEVFATPGNFNNHIGVPLSVLSIRSDVKLAILELGANHVGEIEFLCEIADPDFGLITNIGKEHLEGFGSFENVIKAETELYNHIKSKDGIIFLNQDDSILVNAAEGMKKISYSSSNQDAYVFGELITNNQSPFLKIKWKSKANQIHDQIIETKLFGEYNLHNVLAAITVGLYFKISHVNINKAISEYLPDNQRSQWVTTTKNNRLVIDCYNANPTSMQAAIRSFAGLNMPDKIYILGDMLELGDFAEEEHEKILETLDNIQEKKTVWLVGNEFFKFKKKFPQYEFFKKTEELIEKIGNIELQDKTIILKASRGIQLEKLIPLL; encoded by the coding sequence ATGAAGATTGAAGAAATTTATGAAAAGTTTTTGCAATGCGAGGGTGTTGTTATCGATAGCCGGAAAAATGTAAATAAACAATTTTTTATATGCTTGAAAGGAGAAAATTTTAATGCCAATGCTTTTGCAAATGAGGTATTAGACAAAGGATCGGCCTGGGTCCTGATGGATGATATTTCGTATTATCAAGAAATTCATGATAAAAACAGGGTAATATTCGTGGATGATTCCTTGAAAGCAATGCAACAATTGGCGGCTTTACACAGGAAAAAATTAAATGTGCCCGTGGTGGCAATAGGAGGCAGCAACGGAAAAACTACCACCAAAGAATTGATAAAAAGTGTTTTGTCCCGACAATATGAGGTATTTGCAACGCCGGGCAATTTTAATAATCATATTGGGGTTCCCTTAAGCGTATTATCAATTCGTAGCGACGTTAAGCTTGCTATATTGGAGTTGGGAGCGAATCATGTTGGAGAGATTGAATTTTTGTGTGAGATAGCAGATCCGGATTTTGGTTTGATTACAAATATCGGAAAAGAACATCTTGAAGGATTCGGATCATTTGAAAATGTGATTAAAGCCGAAACCGAACTTTATAATCATATAAAATCCAAAGATGGCATCATATTTTTGAATCAAGACGATTCCATATTGGTTAATGCTGCCGAGGGAATGAAAAAAATATCGTATTCTTCCTCAAATCAGGATGCTTATGTATTTGGAGAGTTGATAACAAACAACCAATCACCTTTCTTAAAGATTAAATGGAAAAGCAAAGCCAATCAAATTCATGATCAAATCATCGAAACAAAATTGTTTGGAGAGTACAATCTTCACAATGTACTTGCAGCCATAACCGTGGGATTGTATTTTAAAATTTCACATGTAAATATCAATAAAGCCATCAGCGAATACTTGCCGGATAATCAAAGATCTCAATGGGTTACAACTACAAAAAATAACCGGTTGGTCATAGATTGTTATAATGCGAATCCTACAAGCATGCAGGCAGCAATTAGGAGTTTTGCAGGATTAAATATGCCCGATAAAATTTATATTTTGGGAGATATGCTGGAGCTTGGAGATTTTGCCGAAGAGGAACATGAAAAAATTTTAGAAACGCTTGACAATATTCAAGAAAAGAAAACTGTTTGGCTTGTTGGCAATGAATTTTTTAAATTTAAAAAGAAATTTCCCCAGTATGAGTTTTTCAAAAAAACAGAAGAATTAATCGAAAAAATAGGAAATATTGAACTTCAAGACAAAACTATCATATTAAAAGCATCAAGGGGGATACAATTGGAAAAATTGATCCCCCTTTTATGA
- the gldJ gene encoding gliding motility lipoprotein GldJ, which produces MKKRINIQKTFVILMAGLLFSPYACKRERSGATGWEYNNPDNGGFQKVPYYEQETGPGLVLIEGGRFTMGRVEQDVTYDWNNIPRTVTVSSFYMDEVEVTNFYYLEYLYWLSRVFGMDYPEVYKRALPDTLVWRERLAYNEPYVEYYLRHPAYRDYPVVGVNWLQANDFAAWRTDRVNELILIREGLFEWNPNQINEDNFNTEAYLAGQYESGKRVDGVIDLNPNNEYRNVRMEDGVLLPQYRLPTEAEWEYAALGLIGNTIDELITDRKLYPWNGHAVRNADPKYLGQILANFKRGRGDNMGVAGKLNDAGDITTPVYMYWPNDYGLYNMAGNVSEWVMDVYRPLSFEDVEDFRPFRGNVFKTKELDEDGNIAEKDSLGRIRYREVDPEKDNLAERLNYREADVRDWKDGHWQSTVYYDDPEGARQLGEKAMYWTAYPESNTNFESTLISNRTRVYKGASWRDRAYWMVPGTRRFLDERYSTAWIGFRCAMTRVGSPYGLGGY; this is translated from the coding sequence ATGAAAAAGAGGATCAACATTCAAAAAACATTCGTCATTCTGATGGCAGGTTTGTTGTTTTCACCTTATGCTTGTAAAAGAGAGCGTTCGGGTGCCACAGGATGGGAATACAACAACCCCGACAATGGAGGTTTTCAAAAAGTGCCTTATTATGAACAAGAAACCGGCCCGGGTTTGGTCTTGATTGAAGGTGGAAGATTCACAATGGGACGGGTGGAGCAGGATGTTACTTACGATTGGAACAATATCCCACGTACGGTCACCGTTTCTTCGTTTTATATGGATGAAGTTGAGGTGACAAATTTTTACTATCTTGAATATCTCTATTGGCTCTCCAGAGTGTTTGGAATGGATTATCCGGAGGTTTACAAACGCGCTTTACCGGACACATTGGTTTGGCGCGAAAGATTGGCCTACAATGAACCTTACGTCGAATACTATTTACGTCATCCCGCCTACAGAGATTATCCTGTAGTAGGTGTTAATTGGTTGCAGGCAAACGATTTTGCCGCCTGGAGAACCGACCGTGTCAATGAACTAATCTTAATCCGTGAAGGTTTGTTTGAATGGAATCCCAATCAGATCAATGAAGATAATTTTAACACTGAGGCATATTTGGCCGGTCAGTACGAAAGTGGTAAACGAGTGGATGGAGTGATTGATTTGAATCCAAATAACGAATACAGAAATGTGAGAATGGAAGACGGTGTATTATTGCCACAATACCGTTTGCCTACCGAAGCCGAATGGGAATATGCCGCTTTGGGTTTAATTGGCAATACTATCGATGAGTTGATCACCGACCGTAAATTATATCCCTGGAATGGTCATGCCGTCAGAAATGCCGATCCAAAATATCTCGGACAAATTTTGGCAAACTTTAAAAGAGGCCGCGGTGACAACATGGGGGTAGCCGGAAAATTGAATGATGCCGGTGACATCACTACACCTGTTTACATGTATTGGCCCAATGATTATGGATTATACAATATGGCCGGGAACGTTTCAGAATGGGTGATGGATGTTTATCGTCCCTTGTCGTTTGAAGATGTTGAAGATTTTCGTCCTTTCAGAGGAAATGTTTTCAAAACCAAAGAACTTGATGAAGATGGCAATATTGCTGAAAAGGATTCTTTAGGAAGAATTCGATACAGAGAAGTTGATCCTGAAAAAGATAATCTGGCTGAACGTTTGAATTACCGTGAAGCAGATGTTAGAGATTGGAAAGACGGACATTGGCAATCTACGGTATATTATGATGATCCGGAAGGAGCCAGACAATTGGGCGAAAAAGCCATGTATTGGACTGCATATCCTGAATCTAACACCAATTTTGAAAGCACATTAATAAGCAACAGAACCAGAGTGTATAAAGGTGCTTCCTGGCGAGACCGTGCCTATTGGATGGTTCCCGGTACAAGAAGATTCCTGGATGAACGGTATTCTACGGCCTGGATTGGCTTCCGCTGTGCGATGACAAGAGTGGGAAGTCCCTATGGATTGGGTGGATATTAA